The Spirochaetaceae bacterium genome window below encodes:
- a CDS encoding AAA-like domain-containing protein has translation MRSFTTAGPVKPDKHYCIPPLERIDLDEVLGLVRDEQYFVLHAPRQTGKTSALLALAEVLNERGYGCVYVTVETARTARDDVQRAMRVVLATLANAADAASGDRFLRDAWAEILAEFGPDLALSVALQRWAQASARPLVLLIDEIDTLVGDSLLSVLQQIRAGYPGRPERFPHSVVLCGMRDLRDYRMGAAGSPFNIAAVSLRLGDFSQAQTLALLIQHTEETGQAFAPEALEAVWTQARGQPWLVNALAHGTCFRNRTLREDRSRTVTADDVLSVREDLIVNRVTHLDYLADKLREDRVRRVIEPMLSGSGRHAFTGRDVAYARDLGLVARDAPLRVANPIYAEVLPRELAWVAQETLDVLPLRFVRADGSLDAELLMEQFQGFFRRHSEHWRDRFAYAEAWPQLLLQAYLQRVVNGGGRIEREYALGSGRVDLLIVWPMADRVQEFVVECKVVRERDGLDGVIAEGVAQTARYVDRSAAEAGHLVVIDRRERRSWEEKVFHLRHNPAHGGSAVAVDVWGM, from the coding sequence ATGCGTTCGTTCACCACCGCCGGTCCCGTCAAGCCCGACAAGCACTATTGTATCCCACCGCTTGAACGCATCGACCTGGACGAAGTGCTCGGGCTGGTACGGGACGAGCAGTACTTCGTGCTGCACGCGCCGCGGCAGACTGGCAAGACGTCGGCGCTGTTGGCGCTGGCCGAAGTGTTGAACGAGCGAGGATACGGTTGCGTTTACGTCACGGTCGAGACCGCCCGCACCGCCCGCGACGACGTGCAGCGGGCGATGCGCGTGGTCCTCGCCACGCTGGCGAATGCGGCAGATGCGGCGTCGGGCGACCGATTCCTGCGAGACGCTTGGGCGGAGATCCTCGCTGAGTTCGGTCCGGACCTGGCGTTGAGCGTAGCTCTGCAGCGCTGGGCGCAGGCGTCGGCGCGCCCGCTGGTGCTGCTGATCGACGAGATCGACACGCTGGTGGGCGATTCGCTCCTGTCGGTGCTCCAGCAGATCCGCGCCGGCTACCCCGGGCGTCCGGAACGCTTCCCGCACAGCGTGGTCCTGTGCGGCATGCGCGACCTGCGCGACTACCGCATGGGCGCCGCCGGCAGCCCGTTCAACATCGCCGCGGTGTCGCTGCGGCTGGGAGACTTCTCACAGGCGCAGACGCTGGCGCTGCTGATCCAGCACACGGAAGAGACCGGCCAGGCATTCGCGCCCGAGGCGCTGGAGGCGGTGTGGACCCAGGCGCGCGGTCAGCCCTGGCTGGTGAACGCGTTGGCGCACGGCACCTGCTTCCGGAACAGGACGCTGCGCGAAGACCGCTCGCGCACGGTGACCGCGGACGACGTCCTCTCGGTCCGCGAGGATCTTATCGTCAACCGGGTGACGCACCTGGACTACCTCGCGGACAAGCTGCGTGAGGATCGCGTGCGGCGGGTGATCGAGCCGATGCTGAGCGGCTCGGGCCGTCACGCCTTCACCGGCCGCGATGTCGCTTACGCGCGCGACCTCGGCCTGGTGGCCCGCGATGCGCCGCTGCGTGTGGCCAACCCGATCTACGCCGAGGTGCTGCCGCGCGAACTGGCATGGGTGGCGCAGGAGACGCTGGATGTGTTGCCGCTTCGATTCGTGAGAGCGGACGGCAGCTTGGACGCGGAGTTGCTGATGGAACAGTTCCAGGGCTTCTTTCGCCGCCACTCCGAGCACTGGAGGGACCGCTTCGCCTACGCCGAGGCATGGCCGCAGTTGCTCCTGCAGGCGTACTTGCAGCGCGTGGTGAACGGCGGCGGGCGCATCGAGCGCGAATACGCCCTGGGCAGCGGGAGGGTGGACCTGCTGATCGTGTGGCCGATGGCCGACCGGGTGCAGGAGTTCGTGGTGGAGTGCAAGGTGGTGCGGGAGCGCGACGGGCTCGATGGCGTCATCGCCGAGGGCGTCGCGCAGACGGCTCGCTACGTGGACCGCAGCGCGGCCGAAGCGGGGCACTTGGTCGTGATCGACCGCCGCGAGCGGCGGAGCTGGGAGGAGAAGGTGTTCCATCTCCGGCACAACCCGGCGCACGGCGGCAGCGCGGTGGCAGTCGACGTGTGGGGTATGTGA
- a CDS encoding LLM class flavin-dependent oxidoreductase → MKFGSQLKIYRARWDEMEAQVQAMEAGHWNSIWFPDHFLPPTAVTSIPAEQDERNPAWEAFIPLAVTAGITKRLKLGTLVAGNPYRNPALVAKMAAEIDQASKGRLILGIGAGWFEREHQAYGWDFAAMKERQDRLEEACAVIRALFTAGAAGEPVDFQGEYYWLERAPLSPGCYQQPHVPLMIGGNGERRTLRTAARYADIYNYNGWAGMDVEVFKHKRSVLERHCDDIGRDPAEIRLTVHYPLRLANTEAERKRILQEHPNRTVGSRNFHVDLVGEFAEAGVEEMCCATQDSVEDLQRVDEEIIAAFDDDKDDVPTFRVTPDSAP, encoded by the coding sequence ATGAAGTTCGGTTCACAGCTCAAGATCTACCGTGCCCGGTGGGACGAGATGGAGGCGCAAGTCCAGGCGATGGAAGCGGGGCACTGGAACAGCATCTGGTTTCCCGACCACTTCCTGCCGCCTACCGCCGTCACCAGCATTCCCGCCGAGCAGGATGAGCGCAATCCGGCCTGGGAAGCGTTCATCCCGCTCGCCGTGACGGCCGGGATCACCAAGCGGCTCAAGCTCGGCACTCTGGTCGCCGGCAACCCGTACCGCAACCCGGCCCTGGTGGCGAAGATGGCCGCCGAGATCGACCAGGCCTCGAAGGGCCGCCTGATCCTGGGCATCGGCGCCGGCTGGTTCGAACGCGAGCACCAGGCGTACGGTTGGGACTTCGCCGCCATGAAAGAGCGGCAGGACCGGCTGGAGGAGGCCTGCGCCGTGATCCGCGCGCTGTTCACCGCGGGCGCGGCGGGCGAGCCGGTCGACTTCCAGGGTGAGTACTACTGGCTGGAGCGGGCGCCGCTGTCCCCTGGCTGTTATCAACAGCCGCACGTTCCGCTCATGATCGGCGGCAACGGCGAGCGCCGAACGTTGCGCACGGCGGCGCGCTACGCGGACATCTACAACTACAATGGCTGGGCGGGGATGGATGTCGAGGTGTTCAAGCACAAGCGCAGCGTGCTGGAACGGCACTGCGACGACATCGGCCGGGATCCGGCGGAGATCAGGTTGACGGTTCACTACCCGTTGCGGCTTGCCAACACCGAAGCGGAGCGGAAACGCATTCTGCAGGAACACCCCAACCGGACGGTCGGATCGCGCAACTTCCACGTCGACCTGGTCGGCGAGTTCGCGGAGGCGGGGGTCGAGGAGATGTGCTGCGCCACGCAGGACAGTGTCGAAGACCTGCAGAGGGTGGACGAGGAAATCATCGCCGCCTTTGACGACGATAAGGACGACGTGCCCACATTCCGCGTTACGCCCGACTCGGCCCCATAA